One genomic region from Streptomyces sp. NBC_00457 encodes:
- a CDS encoding rod shape-determining protein: MTDSLNQLRRCHFAVDLGAARTRVYLKGAGLVVDQPSAAAVNTRTGALIAVGESAERMTGRTPPYIRVVRPVSGGSVVDIDMAQRMLRHLLGDKIRRSLRRKPFLRAAACTPHDADPLAQRATIETLVGLGARRVELVDTLIAAAVGCGLPVEQPEATMVLVCGAAATQIAVLSLGAIVTAERISVGGEAVDRAIVQHLRHQHELMLPSQSVRPLQLALSGNGLTPHGPASTEIHGRDVATGLARSVHVDTAAVRDVIQTPLTAVLDGIGKVLRDCPPDLVADLSDRGVMMVGGSALIPGLDQMVRQATGMPVHIAERPDVCAVQGLGCMLEGEIEPIALDTSSAP, from the coding sequence GTGACCGACAGTCTGAACCAGTTGCGCCGTTGCCATTTCGCCGTCGACCTGGGGGCGGCGCGGACCCGGGTCTATCTGAAGGGGGCCGGGCTCGTCGTCGACCAACCGTCGGCGGCGGCCGTGAACACCAGGACCGGTGCGCTGATCGCGGTCGGGGAGTCCGCGGAGCGGATGACGGGCCGTACGCCGCCGTACATCCGGGTCGTCAGGCCCGTATCGGGGGGCAGTGTCGTCGACATCGACATGGCACAGCGGATGCTGCGGCATCTGCTCGGTGACAAGATCCGCCGCTCGTTGCGCCGCAAACCGTTCCTGCGGGCCGCCGCCTGCACACCGCACGACGCGGACCCGCTGGCCCAGCGGGCGACGATCGAGACGCTCGTCGGGCTGGGTGCGCGCCGGGTCGAGCTCGTCGACACGCTGATCGCCGCCGCCGTCGGCTGCGGGCTGCCCGTCGAGCAGCCGGAGGCCACGATGGTGCTGGTGTGCGGGGCCGCCGCCACGCAGATCGCCGTGCTGTCGCTGGGCGCGATCGTGACCGCCGAGCGCATCTCCGTGGGCGGCGAGGCCGTCGACCGCGCGATCGTGCAGCACCTGCGGCACCAGCACGAACTGATGCTGCCGAGCCAGTCCGTACGACCCCTGCAGCTCGCCCTCTCCGGCAACGGACTCACGCCCCACGGGCCCGCCTCCACCGAGATCCACGGCCGGGACGTCGCCACCGGTCTCGCCCGTTCCGTGCACGTCGACACCGCCGCCGTACGCGACGTCATCCAGACCCCGCTCACCGCCGTCCTCGACGGCATCGGCAAGGTGCTGCGGGACTGCCCGCCCGACCTGGTGGCCGACCTGTCCGACCGGGGGGTCATGATGGTCGGCGGGAGCGCCCTGATCCCCGGCCTCGACCAGATGGTGCGCCAGGCGACCGGCATGCCGGTACACATCGCGGAACGGCCCGACGTGTGTGCCGTACAGGGCCTCGGCTGCATGCTGGAGGGCGAGATCGAGCCGATCGCGCTGGATACGAGCAGCGCCCCGTAG